Part of the Vibrio celticus genome, GGGAAGATAGGCATCCCAGAAACGAAGCTGTAGAGGCTCTGAAAAATGGAACAATAGCGGAGTGGAAATCGGAGTCTGGTTACCACTATCGCTCAATATCTGAGATCGCAATGTCTCGATATAAAGGGCTAACTAACGGTAAATTGAGTTTAAGATGTTACAACGCTCAAGTGGGAGAAGTCATGGCGAATGTCAAAGCTATAAACAAAGTCATAGGACTAGGTATGCCTGTTAGAAGCTAACGGCTAGTCATTTATGGCTTCTTTGATCTTCAAGCTGATTTGATCAACAACGCCATGAAGAGTCATAACGGTTGGAATGAGTTACTGAAAAATATTTAAGCAGAGAGGCTATAAAAGATTGAAACAGTATTCATCACTAGGGGTTATCCTTAATGATGAATACTAGATTATTGATAGTAGGGCAGAAGTTTAATCGATAATCCCAGCAACTTCGCGAACCAGAGTCGCAAGCTCATCCCACTTCTCATTATCGATTAGTTCGTTTGGCACCATCCACGTACCGCCACAAGCCAATACACTTGGAATTGCTAGGTAATCATTCACATTCTTTGGATTCACGCCACCTGTAGGCATAAAATTAACTGGGTACACAGCCGTTAGCGCTTTCAGCATGTTAACGCCACCAGAAGGTTCAGCAGGGAAGAACTTCAATGTACGTAAGCCCATTTCCATCGCTTGCTCAACTAGGCTTGGGTTATTCACACCCGGAACAATCGTTACGTTACGTTGCTGGCAGTACTTAACCGTTGTCGGATTAAAGCCAGGACTAACAACGAAATCAACACCCGCTTCAATTGACTGGTCTACTTGCTCTGTTGTCAGCACAGTACCTGAGCCGATCAACATTTCAGGGAACGCATCTCGCATTGCTTTGATGGCATCGAACGCTTGCTCAGTGC contains:
- a CDS encoding bifunctional 4-hydroxy-2-oxoglutarate aldolase/2-dehydro-3-deoxy-phosphogluconate aldolase, coding for MKTLNERLSEIKVVPVIAIKDASKASKLAEVLIENGLPCAEVTFRTEQAFDAIKAMRDAFPEMLIGSGTVLTTEQVDQSIEAGVDFVVSPGFNPTTVKYCQQRNVTIVPGVNNPSLVEQAMEMGLRTLKFFPAEPSGGVNMLKALTAVYPVNFMPTGGVNPKNVNDYLAIPSVLACGGTWMVPNELIDNEKWDELATLVREVAGIID